A portion of the Lolium rigidum isolate FL_2022 chromosome 1, APGP_CSIRO_Lrig_0.1, whole genome shotgun sequence genome contains these proteins:
- the LOC124682896 gene encoding Werner Syndrome-like exonuclease: protein MAAETYVTYVAFQGHSIKTTVTSSGTAVKRWLREIRYMYRWVYHKLIVGLDVEWRPSFSRVQNPVALLQLCVGRRCLIFQLIHADYIPSDLAMFLADPGIRFVGVRLQRDANLLSKDYRLQLANTIDLRGLAADGMQMPWLRQVGLKGIASAVMGANIEKPQSVRVGPWDAYRLSDEQIHYACIDAFASFEIGRKFLTGDYPPAHCLTAAEDYTSDYASDED from the coding sequence ATGGCGGCCGAGACGTACGTCACGTATGTGGCCTTTCAGGGGCACAGCATCAAGACCACCGTCACGTCCTCCGGCACAGCCGTCAAGCGCTGGCTCCGGGAGATCCGCTACATGTACCGCTGGGTCTACCACAAGCTCATCGTCGGGCTGGACGTGGAGTGGCGCCCCAGCTTCAGCCGCGTGCAGAACCCCGTGGCGCTCCTGCAGCTCTGCGTCGGCCGCCGCTGCCTCATCTTCCAGCTCATCCACGCCGACTACATCCCCTCCGACCTGGCGATGTTCCTGGCCGACCCTGGCATCCGCTTCGTCGGCGTCCGCTTGCAGAGGGACGCCAACCTCCTCAGCAAAGACTACCGCCTCCAGTTGGCCAACACCATCGACCTGCGCGGCCTCGCGGCGGACGGGATGCAGATGCCCTGGCTCCGTCAGGTCGGGCTCAAGGGCATCGCGAGCGCCGTCATGGGGGCCAACATCGAGAAGCCACAGAGTGTGAGGGTGGGCCCGTGGGACGCCTACCGCCTCTCGGACGAGCAGATCCACTACGCCTGCATCGACGCCTTCGCCTCCTTCGAGATCGGCCGGAAGTTCCTCACCGGCGACTACCCTCCTGCACACTGCCTTACCGCTGCCGAGGACTACACCTCTGACTACGCCTCTGACGAGGACTGA